Proteins found in one Mustela lutreola isolate mMusLut2 chromosome 10, mMusLut2.pri, whole genome shotgun sequence genomic segment:
- the LOC131810355 gene encoding agrin-like isoform X1, translating to MPSLWPSGWAPLQPLLLLLVVAARALPSADGTCPERALERREEEANVVLTGTVEEILNVDPVQHTYSCKVRVWRYLKGKDMVTQESLLDGGSKVVIGGFGDPLICDNQVSTGDTRIFFVNPAPPYLWPAHKNELMLNSSLMRITLRNLEEVEHCVEGSHPHCLCGRVPLGPRPSGCLCTEAQAGRTDRPRGEAPFGGPVKMR from the exons ATGCCCAGCCTGTGGCCGTCCGGCTGGGCCCCGCTGCAGCCGCTCCTGCTGCTCCTGGTGGTGGCCGCGCGCGCCCTGCCCAGCGCCGACGGGACGTGCCCGGAGCGCGCGCTGGAGCGGCGGGAGGAGGAGGCGAACGTGGTGCTCACCGGCACCGTGGAGGAGATTCTCAACGTGGACCCGGTGCAGCACACGTACTCGTGCAAG GTTCGAGTCTGGCGGTACTTGAAGGGCAAAGACATGGTGACCCAAGAGAGCCTGCTTGACGGTGGCAGCAAGGTGGTGATCGGTGGCTTTGGCGACCCCCTCATCTGTGACAACCAGGTGTCCACTGGGGACACCAGGATCTTCTTTGTGAACCCTGCACCCCCCTACCTGTGGCCAGCCCACAAAAATGAGCTGATGCTCAATTCCAGCCTCATGCGCATCACGCTGCGGAACCTGGAGGAAGTGGAGCACTGTGTGGAAG GGTCGCACCCCCACTGTCTGTGTGGTCGTGTCCCTCTGGGTCCTCGTCCCTCCGGCTGTCTCTGTACGGAAGCACAAGCTGGCCGCACAGACAGGCCACGAGGAGAGGCCCCGTTCGGGGGCCCTGTGAAGATGAGGTAG
- the LOC131810355 gene encoding agrin-like isoform X2 — MPSLWPSGWAPLQPLLLLLVVAARALPSADGTCPERALERREEEANVVLTGTVEEILNVDPVQHTYSCKVRVWRYLKGKDMVTQESLLDGGSKVVIGGFGDPLICDNQVSTGDTRIFFVNPAPPYLWPAHKNELMLNSSLMRITLRNLEEVEHCVEAESGHLHL, encoded by the exons ATGCCCAGCCTGTGGCCGTCCGGCTGGGCCCCGCTGCAGCCGCTCCTGCTGCTCCTGGTGGTGGCCGCGCGCGCCCTGCCCAGCGCCGACGGGACGTGCCCGGAGCGCGCGCTGGAGCGGCGGGAGGAGGAGGCGAACGTGGTGCTCACCGGCACCGTGGAGGAGATTCTCAACGTGGACCCGGTGCAGCACACGTACTCGTGCAAG GTTCGAGTCTGGCGGTACTTGAAGGGCAAAGACATGGTGACCCAAGAGAGCCTGCTTGACGGTGGCAGCAAGGTGGTGATCGGTGGCTTTGGCGACCCCCTCATCTGTGACAACCAGGTGTCCACTGGGGACACCAGGATCTTCTTTGTGAACCCTGCACCCCCCTACCTGTGGCCAGCCCACAAAAATGAGCTGATGCTCAATTCCAGCCTCATGCGCATCACGCTGCGGAACCTGGAGGAAGTGGAGCACTGTGTGGAAG CTGAGTCCGGCCATCTCCATCTCTGA
- the LOC131810358 gene encoding ubiquitin-like protein ISG15, producing MAGNLKVKMLGGEEFLVPLRVSMLVSELKQQIAQKTGVPAFQQRLATHPAGQVLKDGVPLTSQGLCPGSTVLLVVQSCDERLSILVRNDKGRSTAYEVRLTQTVAELKQQVCRQEHVQADLFWLSFQGKPMEDPHRLGDYGLTPQCTVFMNLRLRGGGGCAGGSGQDQEGSTEGPAPESLAKCE from the exons ATG GCGGGGAACCTGAAGGTGAAGATGCTGGGGGGCGAGGAGTTCCTGGTCCCCCTGAGGGTCTCCATGCTGGTGTCGGAGCTGAAGCAGCAGATAGCCCAGAAAACTGGCGTGCCTGCATTCCAGCAGCGCCTGGCTACCCACCCCGCCGGCCAGGTGCTGAAGGACGGGGTCCCCCTCACCAGCCAGGGCCTGTGTCCTGGCAGTACGGTCCTGCTGGTGGTGCAGAGCTGTGACGAGCGCCTGAGCATCCTGGTGAGAAACGACAAGGGTCGCAGCACCGCCTACGAGGTCCGGCTGACGCAGACGGTGGCTGAGCTCAAGCAGCAGGTGTGCCGGCAGGAGCATGTGCAGGCTGACCTGTTCTGGCTGAGTTTCCAGGGGAAGCCCATGGAAGACCCACACCGGCTGGGGGACTATGGCCTCACACCCCAGTGCACTGTGTTCATGAATTTACgcctgcgggggggtggggggtgtgcagGGGGGAGTGGGCAGGACCAGGAGGGCAGCACTGAGGGCCCCGCACCTGAGTCCCTGGCCAAGTGCGAGTAA
- the LOC131809851 gene encoding uncharacterized protein LOC131809851 — MDTGAVVPGLLVPCPVAPPCPRWTGFLMCLGQHFRRVHRPSRSPESWAPDPTRRNSHYLPLAETRPDSGIRRQVMLLCRSHEPSAIPELLRAPDRPGFTLWAAGPPRISHLLATPQCAPEQFEQLPVPLLGPRCLLPVPFSSDVALRPASHHGPWVRPRCSLREAGTWPLPCLCTLTASPRESVSTVLLMLGKRDTVSTSQVPTRLCTYRSLSLAKVLQQRPSQLSDQLNVQPASLALGVHTRPWPIRPAALELLVCPNSPFGLLASLPLSPRDHQLPSPGSQRSSQLGSSSLPDLKSLLHAGILMTLSGM, encoded by the exons ATGGACACTGGGGCTGTGGTCCCTGGACTTCTGGTTCCCTGCCCTGTGGCCCCGCCCTGCCCACGCTGGACCGGCTTCCTCATGTGCTTGGGCCAGCATTTCAGAAGAGTGCATAGACCCTCAAGGTCTCCTGAGTCCTGGGCTCCAGACCCGACACGGCGGAACTCCCACTACCTTCCGTTAGCGGAAACGCGGCCAGATTCAGGAATAAGACGCCAGGTCATGCTCCTCTGTCGGTCCCACGAGCCCTCTGCCATCCCAGAGCTGCTCCGAGCCCCTGATCGCCCTGGCTTTACACTCTGGGCTGCGGGGCCACCCAGGATCTCACATTTGCTGGCCACGCCCCAGTGTGCTCCTGAACAATTTGAGCAACTTCCGGTCCCTCTCCTCGGCCCACGGtgcctcctccctgtccccttcTCATCTGATGTGGCGCTGAGACCTGCCAGTCACCATGGCCCCTGGGTGAGGCCCCGGTGCTCCCTGCGCGAGGCGGGCACCTGGCCCCTCCCCTGTCTCTGCACCCTCACTGCCTCTCCCCGTGAGTCCGTCTCCACTGTGCTGCTCATGTTAGGAAAGCGCGACACAGTGTCAACTTCTCAGGTCCCCACTCGGCTCTGCACCTACCGAAGCCTCTCTCTGGCGAAGGTCCTGCAACAGCGACCCTCCCAG CTCTCAGACCAGCTGAACGTTCAGCCAGCATCCTTGGCACTTGGTGTCCACACCCGACCCTGGCCCATCAGGCCTGCAGCGCTCGAACTCCTGGTGTGTCCGAACAGCCCCTTCGGACTCCTCGCGTCCCTGCCGCTGTCACCGCGCGACCACCAGCTTCCCTCGCCCGGTTCTCAGAGAAGCTCCCAGCTGGGCTCCAGCTCCCTTCCTGACCTGAAGTCTTTACTCCACGCGGGGATCCTGATGACCCTGTCAG GAATGTGA